One genomic region from Amaranthus tricolor cultivar Red isolate AtriRed21 chromosome 12, ASM2621246v1, whole genome shotgun sequence encodes:
- the LOC130828083 gene encoding uncharacterized GPI-anchored protein At3g06035: protein MGPKNCKLVFMLFVLLLQASLPVPVICGDDDENNLLQGLNSYRSSLQLPPLTKNKQAGCLADELADEIEDRPCVPTVAANAIPGGAGTQFEDYPKLLRKCNINPNTTANAIILPVCVSKLVPTLVLTNYTRTGYARYVNDSRFTGVGLGSEDDWMVVVLTTSSPAGSLASDAVDVVYGLTNYFLPLVAGLFLV, encoded by the exons ATGGGACCTAAAAATTGTAAACTTGTATTCATGCTCTTTGTGCTGCTCCTTCAAGCTTCTCTACCGGTTCCAGTTATTTGTGGTGATG ATGATGAAAATAACCTTCTGCAAGGACTAAACAGCTACAGAAGCTCCCTACAGCTCCCACCCTTAACCAAAAACAAGCAAGCAGGATGCCTGGCTGACGAGCTAGCTGATGAGATCGAAGATCGTCCTTGTGTTCCGACTGTAGCAGCCAATGCTATACCAGGGGGTGCAGGAACCCAATTTGAAGACTACCCAAAGCTTCTTAGAAAATGTAACATCAATCCCAATACTACAGCGAATGCTATAATCTTACCGGTTTGCGTCTCAAAACTAGTTCCAACCCTTGTCCTTACGAACTACACTCGAACTGGCTATGCGCGTTACGTCAATGATTCGAGGTTTACTGGAGTTGGTCTTGGCTCGGAGGATGATTGGATGGTGGTAGTGTTAACTACGAGTAGTCCGGCGGGTAGTCTTGCTTCTGATGCTGTAGATGTAGTTTATGGACTGACCAACTATTTCTTGCCTCTTGTTGCAGGCTTGTTTTTAGTCTAA
- the LOC130828084 gene encoding NADPH-dependent aldehyde reductase 1, chloroplastic-like, whose protein sequence is MFLRGVVTSRAVTAASISLVSTGRLYPIVKRVSGRQEQLHKVRMASDGDKFPAQRQQTQPGKEHAMDPIPEALRQDYKPANKLLGKVALVTGGDSGIGRAVCQCFAMEGATIAFTYVKGQEDKDAQDTIQMIKKNKSSDAKDPISIPADLGYDENCKRVVDEVVNAFGRIDILVNNCAEQYECTTVEEIDEPRLERVFRTNIFSYFFLARHALKHMREGSSIINTTSVNAYKGNAKLLDYTSTKGAIVAFTRGLALQLAEKGIRVNGVAPGPIWTPLIPASFSEDKVKSFGSQVPMNRAGQPSEVAPSYVFLACNADSSYITGQVLHPNGGAIVNA, encoded by the exons ATGTTTTTGCGTGGAGTAGTAACATCTAGGGCTGTAACAGCAGCAAGTATTTCTCTGGTCTCTACTGGGAGGTTGTATCCGATCGTGAAGCGTGTGAGTGGAAGGCAAGAACAATTGCACAAGGTTAGAATGGCGTCTGATGGTGATAAATTTCCTGCGCAAAGGCAGCAGACTCAGCCTGGAAAAGAGCATGCTATGGATCCTATTCCTGAGGCTCTACGACAAGATTACAAGCCTGCCAATAAGcttctg GGGAAAGTGGCTTTAGTGACAGGAGGAGACTCAGGAATAGGAAGAGCAGTGTGCCAATGCTTTGCTATGGAAGGCGCAACAATAGCTTTTACTTATGtcaaaggccaagaagacaaGGATGCTCAAGACACCATTCAAATGATCAAGAAGAACAAATCATCTGATGCCAAAGACCCTATCTCTATCCCTGCTGATTTAGGATACGACGAAAACTGTAAGAGGGTTGTCGATGAAGTGGTAAATGCATTTGGACGCATAGATATCCTGGTCAATAACTGTGCCGAGCAGTATGAATGCACTACTGTTGAGGAGATTGATGAGCCTAGACTTGAAAGGGTGTTTAGGACCAACATTTTCTCATACTTCTTCCTTGCAAG GCATGCGCTGAAGCATATGAGGGAAGGATCTAGTATCATAAATACAACATCAGTGAATGCATACAAGGGTAATGCCAAGCTGTTGGATTACACCTCTACCAAAGGTGCAATAGTGGCCTTTACCCGAGGACTAGCTTTGCAGCTTGCAGAGAAGGGAATCCGTGTCAATGGAGTTGCACCCGGACCTATATGGACTCCATTGATTCCGGCCTCTTTCTCAGAGGACAAAGTCAAAAGTTTTGGGTCTCAGGTGCCTATGAACAGGGCAGGGCAGCCTAGTGAAGTTGCCCCGTCGTACGTGTTCCTTGCTTGTAATGCAGACTCTTCTTACATAACTGGGCAAGTCCTCCATCCTAATG GTGGGGCTATTGTGAATGCTTAG
- the LOC130828088 gene encoding NADPH-dependent aldehyde reductase 1, chloroplastic-like has protein sequence MATNGSNFPAQRQETQPGKQHVMDPVPGTVHPDYKPANKLQGKVALVTGGDSGIGKAVCHCFALEGATIAFTYVKGQEDKDASDTVQLIKSAKGSGAKDPIAVAADLGYDENCRRVVDQVVNAFGRIDILVNNCAEQYERSSIEEISEHKLERVFRTNIFSQFFVTRHALKHMREGSSIINTTSIVAYKGQPSLLDYTSTKGAIVAFTRGLALQLVEKGIRVNGVAPGPIWTPLIPASFKEDEVESFGSEVPMKRAGQPSEVAPSYVFLACNADSSYITGQVLHPNGGAIVNG, from the exons ATGGCGACCAATGGAAGCAATTTTCCAGCACAGAGACAAGAAACTCAGCCAGGGAAACAGCATGTCATGGATCCTGTCCCTGGAACCGTCCACCCTGATTACAAACCTGCCAATAAGCTCCAG GGGAAAGTGGCCCTAGTGACAGGGGGAGACTCGGGGATAGGGAAGGCAGTGTGCCACTGCTTTGCTTTAGAGGGAGCAACCATAGCCTTTACCTATGTGAAGGGCCAGGAGGACAAGGATGCTAGCGATACTGTTCAACTTATCAAAAGTGCCAAGGGCTCTGGTGCTAAGGATCCTATAGCAGTTGCAGCTGATTTAGGCTACGATGAGAACTGTAGAAGAGTAGTCGACCAGGTGGTTAATGCGTTTGGGCGCATAGACATCCTGGTCAACAATTGTGCGGAGCAGTATGAGCGCTCCAGTATAGAGGAGATTAGTGAGCATAAGCTTGAGAGGGTGTTCAGGACTAACATCTTCTCACAGTTCTTTGTCACAAG GCATGCACTAAAGCACATGAGAGAAGGGTCGAGCATCATCAACACTACATCAATTGTGGCATACAAAGGGCAGCCATCATTACTGGACTACACTTCTACCAAAGGTGCGATTGTGGCGTTCACCAGGGGTCTAGCCCTACAGCTCGTAGAAAAGGGTATCCGTGTCAATGGAGTAGCTCCCGGTCCTATCTGGACTCCCTTGATTCCAGCCTCGTTTAAGGAGGACGAGGTTGAGAGCTTTGGATCAGAGGTTCCTATGAAAAGGGCAGGGCAACCTAGCGAGGTTGCACCTTCCTATGTGTTCCTTGCATGCAATGCAGACTCTTCTTACATTACTGGACAAGTCCTCCATCCTAATG GAGGGGCTATTGTGAACGGCTAA
- the LOC130828086 gene encoding mevalonate kinase translates to MKVRARAPGKIILSGEHAVVHGSTAVAASINLYSVASLDLSSDDDGMLKLELKDTELEFLWPTGRIREVLPGFDCPSPSIPKSCSTESYKSIASLLEEQNIPEAKITLASGVSTFIWLYTAIHGYKPGKVTIYSELPLGAGLGSSAAFCVSLCGALLALSNCCALDYGQQGWVTMKESELDLVNKWAFEGEKIIHGRPSGIDNTVSTYGNLIQFRSGELTRLKSNLPLKMLITNTQVGRNTKALVAGVSERTLRHPDIMASVFGAVDSISKELSTVLQTPVADDIAITEQEDKLEELMEMNQGLLQCMGVSHVSIETVLRTTLKYKLKSKLTGAGGGGCVLTLLPTLLSSVVVDKVVAELEACGFQCLIAEIGGSGLDVCFENSSRN, encoded by the exons ATGAAGGTAAGAGCAAGAGCTCCCGGGAAAATCATACTTTCCGGTGAACACGCTGTTGTTCATGGATCTACTGCTGTTGCTGCCTCCATTAATCTTTACTCTGTTGCTTCCCTTGATCTCTCTTCTG atGATGACGGTATGCTAAAGCTTGAGCTCAAGGATACAGAGTTAGAGTTTTTGTGGCCAACAGGGAGAATTAGAGAAGTATTGCCAGGTTTTGACTGTCCTTCGCCTTCAATACCAAAATCCTGTTCAACAGAGTCATACAAGTCCATTGCGTCACTTCTAGAAGAGCAAAATATTCCGGAAGCGAAAATAACATTGGCTTCTGGAGTGTCTACATTTATCTGGCTATACACTGCCATCCATGG GTACAAACCTGGAAAAGTGACTATATATTCTGAACTTCCTTTAGGCGCTGGCTTGGGTTCATCAGCTGCATTTTGTGTGTCACTTTGTGGTGCCCTTCTTGCCTTATCAAACTGCTGTGCACTTGACTACGGTCAGCAAGGCTGGGTGACAATGAAAGAGAGTGAGCTTGATTTGGTAAACAAATGGGCTTTCGAAGGTGAAAAGATAATCCATGGCAGGCCATCTGGCATCGACAACACTGTAAGCACCTATG GAAATTTGATACAGTTCAGGTCAGGCGAACTCACACGGCTCAAGTCGAATCTTCCATTAAAAATGCTAATTACAAATACTCAGGTTGGAAGAAACACAAAAGCCTTAGTTGCTGGTGTGTCAGAGAGGACACTGCGCCATCCTGATATAATGGCTTCTGTTTTTGGTGCTGTTGACTCAATAAGCAAGGAGTTGTCAACTGTCCTCCAAACACCAGTAGCTGATGATATAGCAATCACAGAACAAGAAGATAAGTTAGAAGAACTAATGGAAATGAACCAAGGTTTGCTTCAATGCATGGGAGTAAGCCATGTTTCAATAGAAACTGTCCTTCGAACAACACTCAAGTACAAATTAAAATCCAAACTCACGGGAGCTGGTGGCGGAGGCTGTGTATTGACACTGTTGCCAACAC TTCTGTCCAGTGTTGTGGTTGATAAAGTAGTTGCCGAGTTAGAAGCTTGTGGCTTTCAATGCCTCATAGCAGAAATTGGAGGCAGCGGCTTGGATGTATGCTTCGAGAATTCTTCCCGGAATTAA
- the LOC130828085 gene encoding amidase 1 isoform X2, with the protein MDEMAYSINGENIHYGTPRNPCAADRIPGGSSSGSAVAVGANIVDFSLGTDTGGSVRVPAAFCKIYGIRPSHGIVSVDGVIPMAQSFDTVGWFARDPAILKRIGNVLLPPLDANLTNSKSIIIAEDCFKLLNIPIDRVKQILVKSIEKSFGGQVIKYRNLGEYIEINVPNLKHFMSQSGHAKEYSVPSLIALSSAMRILQRYEFKVNHGEWVSSTKPELGPGLKERIWEAVSSNDDKVDICKSVMTEFRDALTSFLGDSDILAIPTVPGPPPKLQTATSSLETFRSRAFSLLSIAGVSGFCQVSIPLGLYDDLPVSVSLLAKHGSDMVLLNLVETLSGTLEEQIDADQGCESNKI; encoded by the exons ATGGATGAAATGGCTTACAG CATCAATGGAGAAAACATACATTATGGTACTCCTAGAAACCCATGTGCAGCTGATCGAATTCCTGGAGGATCTTCTAGTGGATCTGCAGTTGCCGTTGGGGCAAACATTGTAGATTTTTCTTTGG GTACGGATACTGGAGGAAGTGTGAGAGTCCCAGCAgcattttgtaaaatttatggAATTCGGCCTTCTCATGGGATTGTCTCTGTTGATGGTGTTATTCCTATGGCACAGAGTTTTGATACAGTTG GATGGTTTGCTAGGGATCCGGCAATCCTGAAGAGAATTGGAAATGTGCTACTCCCACCACTTGATGCTAATCTTACAAATTCTAAGTCAATAATTATTGCTGAGGATTGCTTCAAGCTTCTAAACATCCCCATtgatagagtaaaacaaattcTTGTCAAGTCAATAGAGAAATCATTCGGTG GTCAGGTTATCAAATATAGGAACCTTGGGGAATACATTGAGATAAATGTTCCTAACCTAAAGCATTTTATGAGCCAGAGTGGTCATGCAAAAGAATACAGCGTACCTTCATTAATAGCTCTCTCGAGTGCTATGCGAATTCTACAAAG ATATGAGTTTAAGGTTAACCATGGGGAATGGGTTTCTTCCACTAAACCTGAACTGGGACCAGGATTAAAGGAAAGAATTTGGGAAGCTGTCTCATCTAATGATGATAAGGTTGACATTTGCAAATCTGTTATGACTGAGTTTCGAGATGCACTTACTTCATTTCTGGGG GATTCTGATATCCTTGCAATCCCAACTGTTCCTGGTCCACCACCAAAATTACAGACTGCAACATCTTCGTTGGAAACTTTTCGCTCTAGAGCTTTTAGCTTACTCTCCATCGCCGGAGTGTCTGGATTTTGTCAG GTAAGTATACCACTAGGTTTGTACGATGATCTTCCGGTGTCTGTTTCGTTGTTGGCCAAACATGGATCAGATATGGTTCTGCTAAATCTTGTTGAAACCCTTTCTGGAACTCTTGAGGAGCAAATTGATGCTGATCAAGGTTGTGAGTCTAACAAGATTTGA
- the LOC130828085 gene encoding amidase 1 isoform X1, producing the protein MELHHGAFMEKFTLLPSSSGQLPLSGLSFAVKDIFDVEGLVTGFGNPDWARTHLKAKSTAPVILALLKAGATCVGKTIMDEMAYSINGENIHYGTPRNPCAADRIPGGSSSGSAVAVGANIVDFSLGTDTGGSVRVPAAFCKIYGIRPSHGIVSVDGVIPMAQSFDTVGWFARDPAILKRIGNVLLPPLDANLTNSKSIIIAEDCFKLLNIPIDRVKQILVKSIEKSFGGQVIKYRNLGEYIEINVPNLKHFMSQSGHAKEYSVPSLIALSSAMRILQRYEFKVNHGEWVSSTKPELGPGLKERIWEAVSSNDDKVDICKSVMTEFRDALTSFLGDSDILAIPTVPGPPPKLQTATSSLETFRSRAFSLLSIAGVSGFCQVSIPLGLYDDLPVSVSLLAKHGSDMVLLNLVETLSGTLEEQIDADQGCESNKI; encoded by the exons ATGGAGTTGCATCATGGTGCTTTCATGGAGAAATTCACACTTCTTCCATCTTCTTCTGGGCAACTTCCTTTATCTGGTCTTTCTTTTGCTGTCAAAGATAT ATTTGATGTTGAAGGGTTGGTAACTGGATTTGGGAATCCGGATTGGGCAAGAACTCATCTAAAAGCCAAATCTACTGCTCCTGTTATTTTGGCTCTTTTGAAGGCGGGTGCTACTTGTGTTGGTAAAACTATCATGGATGAAATGGCTTACAG CATCAATGGAGAAAACATACATTATGGTACTCCTAGAAACCCATGTGCAGCTGATCGAATTCCTGGAGGATCTTCTAGTGGATCTGCAGTTGCCGTTGGGGCAAACATTGTAGATTTTTCTTTGG GTACGGATACTGGAGGAAGTGTGAGAGTCCCAGCAgcattttgtaaaatttatggAATTCGGCCTTCTCATGGGATTGTCTCTGTTGATGGTGTTATTCCTATGGCACAGAGTTTTGATACAGTTG GATGGTTTGCTAGGGATCCGGCAATCCTGAAGAGAATTGGAAATGTGCTACTCCCACCACTTGATGCTAATCTTACAAATTCTAAGTCAATAATTATTGCTGAGGATTGCTTCAAGCTTCTAAACATCCCCATtgatagagtaaaacaaattcTTGTCAAGTCAATAGAGAAATCATTCGGTG GTCAGGTTATCAAATATAGGAACCTTGGGGAATACATTGAGATAAATGTTCCTAACCTAAAGCATTTTATGAGCCAGAGTGGTCATGCAAAAGAATACAGCGTACCTTCATTAATAGCTCTCTCGAGTGCTATGCGAATTCTACAAAG ATATGAGTTTAAGGTTAACCATGGGGAATGGGTTTCTTCCACTAAACCTGAACTGGGACCAGGATTAAAGGAAAGAATTTGGGAAGCTGTCTCATCTAATGATGATAAGGTTGACATTTGCAAATCTGTTATGACTGAGTTTCGAGATGCACTTACTTCATTTCTGGGG GATTCTGATATCCTTGCAATCCCAACTGTTCCTGGTCCACCACCAAAATTACAGACTGCAACATCTTCGTTGGAAACTTTTCGCTCTAGAGCTTTTAGCTTACTCTCCATCGCCGGAGTGTCTGGATTTTGTCAG GTAAGTATACCACTAGGTTTGTACGATGATCTTCCGGTGTCTGTTTCGTTGTTGGCCAAACATGGATCAGATATGGTTCTGCTAAATCTTGTTGAAACCCTTTCTGGAACTCTTGAGGAGCAAATTGATGCTGATCAAGGTTGTGAGTCTAACAAGATTTGA